Within Desulfobacter sp., the genomic segment TTGACCGGCCAGCATTTTGTCGCCGATGGACTCGAACCCTTTGATATCATGCACATTCAACTGCAAAATCAGCTTCTTGTCTGGATGGGCAATAATATCACCGGCGCTGTCCAGAACAAATGAATACCCTGTTTTACCTATTCTGGTTTGGGTAATCTGATTGGACAGGTCCTCCAGTTGGACCACCAAAGCAAAAACCCCAACAAATTCATTGGAAGAATTTTCCAGCGGAACGGCAACAACGCCAACCGGTTGGCTGCTGACCTTGGAGATTATGGGATTGCTGATGGTAATCTTTCCGGACCGGGCAGAGTGGAAATATTCTCGCTCCTTTATTGACACCTTCTGTTCCCTCGACTTACCGCGGTTTGTATCGGATATAAGCATGCCGTTCCGGTCGGTGACAAAAAACATGTCATATCCTTTTCCTATTTTTTGATATGCAGCGGCCAGATAATCATCCAATGCATTAAAGGCGTCATTGCCCGGGCTCAGCTCACCTTGGGCAGCCCTTATGCCCGCCTCTGTGACAACAGGGCTTGTCGCGATGCTTTGGGCCAGTTTAATCTGCTCTTTCAGGAACGCGTCAATCAAGGCGGCGAAATTGAGTGCAACCGTCAGGCTCTTGTCTTCCGCAAGCTCCTGAATGGCCTGGGAGGACTTTACGATGGAGAAAACCCCGACAACGGATAAGGGAATCAGGGCGATCAGGATACCGCTTACAATCAATTTAAATTTCAAGGTGAGTTTTTTCATGATGTCTCCGTGCTTAATTACAGGTTTAGTATGTACTGCTGGAGGAGTCTTAAGCAGAAAACGCGCCAGGGCATCAGATTTTCAACACCCCCTATAATAAGCGGATATTGCGAACCGAACTAATTCTGAAATTCCAAAAAGATAGACAATATTCTTGTATCCAAGAATGGCGAAATTCCATTTTACAAGAATTGTCCCAAGGATGTATCAGATACAGGAATGTGCTATCCCTGTTTAGAGACAAATCCGGGAAGATTATACTTGCTCAACAAGGCGTACAGCCGGGCCTGGGAGAGCCCGGACATAAGGCATGCGGCCTTACGGTCGCCACGGGCCTCTTTGAGCAACCGTTCCAGGTATTTTTTTTCCAGCCGCTGCCTGCAGTCGTTTAAAGGAGGGAATCCTTCATTGCCATTAATGGCAATGTCAACAATGGTTCTGGCAAATTTCGCCGGGGCCGTATCAAATCCGAGACCGGGCAGACGGTATCCCGGGGGAAGATGTTTGGGGACCAGGGTGGGATCGTGCCCGGCAGCAGCCAGGGCATGCTCAAGGACATTAATGAGTTCACGGATATTGCCCGGCCATGGATTTTTCTCAAGGGTGCCGATAAATTCAGGAGAAACGGCTTTTGCACCCAGATGATAATGGGTTGATAATTCGTGAATTTTTCTGACCACGATCTCTTCAATATCCTTGTTTCTCTCCCTGAGTGGCGGCAGATGAATTTCCATGGCCCTTATCCGGTAAAACAGATCCTGGCGAAACCGGTTCTCTTTTACCATCCGGGAGAGGTCAAGGTTGGTGGCGGAAATGAGGCGGATATCAACACGGATCTCCTTTTTGCCCCCAAGGGGACGGACGGTTCTTTCCTGAAGCGTCCTTAAAAAGGTTTTCTGGACGGACAGGGGCATGTCACCGATTTCATCCAGCATCAAGGTGCCGCCGTCCGCCTGTACGATCAATCCGTCCTGTCTTGATGCGGCACCGGTGAATGCCCCTTTTTCATGGCCGAACAGGGTACTCTCAATCAAGGTTTCCGTCAGCGCACCGCAATCCACTGCCACAAAGGGTTTTGACGCCCGCTTGCTGTTTTCATGGATTGCCCTTGAGAACAATTCCTTTCCCGTCCCCGTTTCCCCGGTAACAATCACACCGGCATCTGTGGCGGCCGCCCGGCCGACATCTTCCAGGCATTTTCGGATGGCGGAGGACTCCCCGATGATCTTGGCGCGTTTCAGGGGAACCAGCCGGGGGGCGGCCAGTTTTTCCTTCCGGTATTGGATCGCCCGTTTTATGGGCAGGGAAACCTCGTCCAGCTGAAAGGGTTTCTGGACATAATCCCAGGCCCCGTATTTGAATGCCGTCTCAGCCCCCCTGGCGTCACCGGTGCCGGTGATGATAATAATTTCCGGGCTTGATGGGCCGTCTGACAAGGCCGGCATGATATCCAGCCCGTTACCGTCGGGCAGTTCCAGGTCCAGCAGGACAATGTCGAAAGAACATCTTTTATTCAGGGACTCCGCCGCGCGGACCGTGTTGGCGGTATAGAACGCACATCCCATCTTTGTTAAAACCGTTTCAAAAAACAGGCAGATCTCCGGATCATCATCAACAATCAGCACATGTATCATTTTTCTTCCCCGTCAACGATGGCATGCAACGCCCGATGGACCGTCATGGAGAGTTCTGAGGCAATCATGGGCTTCATGACCAGGTCAAAAATACCGGCTGAGGTGCAGATCTCCTTTGTCAGTCCCTGGCTGAACCCCGTGCAAAGGACAATGGGAATGCCGGGATTGATGGCCTTTATGGACCTTGACAGATCCAAACCGTTCATTCCGGGCATGGTCATATCCGTTAGCACCAGGTCAAAATACCGGGGCGCATTTCGAATGTGCGCCAGGGCTTCCTCACTGCTTGTGGCCGCAGTTACGGAATACCCCATTTTGGATAGAAGGTCCCGGGTGCCTTCCACAATGGGTGCCTCATCATCCACCACCAGAATCCGGCCCTCCCCGCGCACCAGGGGCGGTTCTTCAGATTTCTCCGATACCTCGGCCGCCGCTTCATCCGGGATAAGCACCTTGAATGTGGTGCCGTTCCCCGGTTCACTGTAGACAGAGATGCCGCCGCCCATTTCTTTTAGAATGCCGTAAACGGTTGAAAGGCCCATTCCTGTGCCTTCTTCTCTTTTTTTTGTGGTGAAAAACGGTTCAAAAATACGATGGATAACGGCCTTTGGAATTCCAATGCCGGTATCGGAAACAACCAATTGGTAGTATTGCCCCGGTGCAACATCTTTAAACTGGCGGGAGTCCGCCTTGTTCACGCGGATGGCGTCCAGAACGATCTCAAGCCGGCCGCCCTTGTTTTTCATGGCATGGCCCGCATTGGTAAAGAGATTCATCAACACCTGATGGAACTGGATGGGATCCCCCAGAACCCGTGCCCGGTGCACCTTCAATTCCTGGTGGATCTCAATATTGGCCGGCAGGGAAGCCCGGATGAATTTCACGGTTTCCTTTATAATGGGATCAATAGATATCGGCTGTTTCTTGACCTCCGCTTTTCTGCTGAATGTAAGGATATGCCGGACAAGATCCCTGGCCCTCAGCCCGGCT encodes:
- a CDS encoding sigma-54-dependent Fis family transcriptional regulator encodes the protein MIHVLIVDDDPEICLFFETVLTKMGCAFYTANTVRAAESLNKRCSFDIVLLDLELPDGNGLDIMPALSDGPSSPEIIIITGTGDARGAETAFKYGAWDYVQKPFQLDEVSLPIKRAIQYRKEKLAAPRLVPLKRAKIIGESSAIRKCLEDVGRAAATDAGVIVTGETGTGKELFSRAIHENSKRASKPFVAVDCGALTETLIESTLFGHEKGAFTGAASRQDGLIVQADGGTLMLDEIGDMPLSVQKTFLRTLQERTVRPLGGKKEIRVDIRLISATNLDLSRMVKENRFRQDLFYRIRAMEIHLPPLRERNKDIEEIVVRKIHELSTHYHLGAKAVSPEFIGTLEKNPWPGNIRELINVLEHALAAAGHDPTLVPKHLPPGYRLPGLGFDTAPAKFARTIVDIAINGNEGFPPLNDCRQRLEKKYLERLLKEARGDRKAACLMSGLSQARLYALLSKYNLPGFVSKQG